The following DNA comes from Hippoglossus hippoglossus isolate fHipHip1 chromosome 12, fHipHip1.pri, whole genome shotgun sequence.
tctggatgaaaacaatcagacgcattcaggggactgatatttatttattcgtgTGTtaaatttagtgcagcttgattgaatttaagggaactgttgggccttggcagatgtTCTAGTggaattatatttatattattgataGATGAAGTGTGTGTTATATCATTTGCTTTAGATAGAACTGCCTCCCAAATATGTAAACTTAAATGTGATGGAAATATTATCTAGAATCCAActtgttttcttgatttttttctgtctcatttttcagttcaaattcaatttaatttcaaataatcatctaaaattcagatttttctgaCTGTTTTCTGCCTCGTGACAGATAGATGAATGAGATCAGGATGCATTTGTACTGTGTGTGGTGAAATCACCGTTTCCACTCCCGAAAAGGAAGTAAACattgctttcatttttttcttcttctcttttgatCAAACAGAAGCGCAAATAAAAGCCCGTGTGACTGAGGGGCCAACAATGGGCGTCATTGACAGCCTGAATAAGGACACGTCTGTGTGCTGATGTGCCACCCAGCTGTCCTCTCAGGTAGGGAGGGACAATGGTACCAGAGCCGCCTGTCCATGCAGAACATGTGATGGGACTTGAGATATAAAGGAGCTGGTGaagtgacaacaacacaacccaGAGTCTGGATCAACACCCGAAAACCTTCCACAACCAACAGACCAGCAGCCAAGATGAGATCTATAGGGCCGGTGATTGTTTTCCTCACTGTGGCAGCATTTCACAGCggtaagaagaagaaatcatCAATATGTTCATTATTTGCAAGGGAATCACAACATTACtataatttaaaacacatttacacagaaacCCAATTAGATTTTCATTAACCTGACTGATGTGTTTATGATGGATTTTAGCTCTTTCAGCGTCTTTGGAATCTgcagtgaaggaggaaacagcCGCTCATAACGGTGAGAACCAACATTAATAGGAGATATTTAAGAGTGATGATACTTGCACGGTTCAGAACTGatataattcaattcaaatgtcGTATTTTCTTTCATGCAGATGGACTAACTGAGCTCCTGAAAATAGGTACAGTGCAGTGGCGCAATTGAGATTCTAGATTTTCAATCAATGTTTcatgcattttatttgttttatgtattttacattcaaGTCTGTGTGATTTTTGTGTTAATGACACACATGGAGACGGACTGACTCATGAATAGTTTGTTAAAGTCTCAACTTTAAACTTTTATCTGTGAATTATCTGACTCAATCATTCATTTAGTCATATGGTTTTTtgattaatttatatatatatatatttgtaacaGCCCATTTCTTCTCTTTCGTTATAACACACACTGTCGATGTGTCATTTTacctctttgtctttccagATCAGATGGAGTTTGAGGCAGCTCAGAAGAACGAGGCGGCTGAGATGAATGGTGAGTCTGCAACACTGTGACGAATACACAGTACACTGCAGTACAGGATCCAGATACTACATCACAGTAGATATCCcctacatccacactaataaTTCAGGGTACAGATATAATGCACCTTTTAAATGGAACGAGCTGCAAACTGCTGTTTTACATTCCCTGTGGTGATTTTATATCATTGTTATCTGATGTTTCTCatgatttttgttattgtttaaaCTCCTTGTTGCGTTGTATTTATTTGCagtttgtaaaatgtctgcCGTTCCCAGGTCTCCCTTGAAAAAGATCAAACATCTCAATGAGACTGAAagattaacatttaaaaaataaaaataaatccactgtGTTATGTACAATATGTAGAATAACTTTTTTACCTTTTCCTGTCAAGTGACTGAGGACCAGAGTCAGGACGTCCACTACCTCGGTGAGAGGGATGCACtatatgacctttgacctccagtgACGCAGATCTGGGTTCAGTTGGTAATCAAACCTTTCACACCTTTAACTTACAGAGGCTGCTCAGGACGAATCTGGTAAGTTAGCGATCacataaaaatctgaaataagtGTGTTAAAAGTCAGAGTCAGCTGTCGAGATGTTTCCCTACAGAGGAGGAGCGTGTTGAGTTTGCGGACGAGGACAACACAGGTGTGTAAAAACATCTGGCTTCAACAGACATCATATGATCTTTCTTTTGTTGAATCTGATGTCCAACATTTCCTAACTGTGAAATCCTCCTCCAGCAGAGGGAGGCGGCAACTCTGACGCAGCAGCTCAGGAGGGTAAGATGTTCAGATATCGACCTGTAGGGGGCAACAGAGGACAGTTGAGATGAAAGAGGACCTGGGTCCCAGGACTGTACCTCAAAGAACATTGTGTACATTTAGAATATAggcttattttttttactgatgtCCCTCTTCTGTTAACcacagagtcagagtctgagTCCTCTGAGGAAGCAGATGGTGAGAGATTGTgactttaaaactttttattaGCACATTaaaatttttatttaaacttcagTCGTTGTTAGAAAACttctgtctttgttgtttttgacagggagacagaggaggggtGAGTAAATGTACACAACCAACATATGTAAAACACTAAGATTTTACAGTTATCCACATATTCATGAACTTCAAATCATAGTTTAGgcttttttgttgatttcttaaAATGAATTAACAAGTTAAATAAAGTCTGGAGGAACACAACTGTCtaaagatacattttatttgtactcCCAGAGCATCAGGAAGCAGTTACAGAGACTGTGAGCAGTTTGGGTAAGATCACGTTAAATCAGGCCACATCTTACAACTCCCACACTTTAACTACCCACTGTAAAGTTTCTCGTGTCTCCTCTCCAGATGAAGTCAGTCAGGATTCAACCAAGGAACAAGGTGAAAACTTCATATACACCCAGTAGCAAAAACAAATCCACTTACAGGGCtgagtgtgactgtgtctgtttACTTGGTATCATCCAGATGGTGGTTAACATTTTTTGCGGCCGACTCAAAAGTACCTGCTGAGGCAAGATGTGGTGAAAGTGTTTTTCAAGCGACCCAGTGAAAGTGTAAATTGTAGGTTATGCAATC
Coding sequences within:
- the LOC117772037 gene encoding myelin transcription factor 1-like protein isoform X2 produces the protein MRSIGPVIVFLTVAAFHSALSASLESAVKEETAAHNDGLTELLKIDQMEFEAAQKNEAAEMNVTEDQSQDVHYLEAAQDESEEERVEFADEDNTEGGGNSDAAAQEESESESSEEADGRQRREHQEAVTETVSSLDEVSQDSTKEQDVLE
- the LOC117772037 gene encoding uncharacterized protein LOC117772037 isoform X1, encoding MRSIGPVIVFLTVAAFHSALSASLESAVKEETAAHNDGLTELLKIDQMEFEAAQKNEAAEMNVTEDQSQDVHYLEAAQDESEEERVEFADEDNTAEGGGNSDAAAQEESESESSEEADGRQRREHQEAVTETVSSLDEVSQDSTKEQDVLE